A window of the Oryzias melastigma strain HK-1 linkage group LG11, ASM292280v2, whole genome shotgun sequence genome harbors these coding sequences:
- the LOC112162650 gene encoding protein C1orf43 homolog has translation MAESSPLSGVNVVLVMAYGSLVFVLLFIFVKRQIMRFAMRSRRGPHAPIGHNAPKGLREKIDFSLSKVQEIRFEPRLLSEADDRLVPRSHISCYNYLFRMKALDAIRDSGIPLQDISRTPSGFTGRTFRNWLLELRNSHSLIKSSRSALIDRLLEGYDDARHGTGVFGEAEFLEYQQALNELAEVVKAYSSNTSLDQFHQSAAKDLTGSPVRGAPSTIQVTYLPSAGQRSKRPKHFLELKSFKDNYNTLESTL, from the exons ATGGCGGAGTCGTCGCCTCTGTCGGGGGTGAACGTGGTGTTGGTGATGGCGTACGGGAGTCTG GTCTTCgtgctcctcttcatcttcgTCAAAAGACAAATCATGCGCTTCGCCATGAGGTCCCGCCGCGGGCCGCACGCGCCCATCGGCCACAACGCACCGAAG GGTCTGAGGGAGAAAATCGACTTCAGCCTGTCGAAGGTCCAGGAGATCCGGTTCGAGCCGCGGCTGCTGTCGGAGGCGGATGACCGGCTGGTGCCCAGATCCCACATCA GCTGCTACAACTACCTGTTCCGGATGAAAGCTCTGGACGCCATCCGGGACTCCG GAATCCCGCTCCAGGACATAAGCCGCACCCCCAGCGGCTTCACCGGCCGCACCTTCAGGAACTGGCTGCTGGAGCTGAGAAACTCCCACTCTCTGATCAAAAGCAGCCGCAGCGCGCTCATCGACCGCCTGCTGGAGGGCTACGACGACGCTCGCCACGGAACGGGG GTGTTCGGGGAGGCGGAGTTTCTGGAGTATCAGCAGGCTCTGAACGAACTGGCTGAAGT ggTGAAGGCCTACTCCAGCAACACCAGCCTGGATCAGTTCCACCAGTCGGCCGCTAAAGACCTGACGGGCTCTCCCGTCCGCGGCGCCCCCTCCACCATCCAGGTGACCTACCTGCCCTCCGCCGGCCAGCGCAGCAAGCGGCCCAAACACTTCCTGGAGCTCAAGAGCTTCAAGGACAACTACAACACTCTGGAGAGCACGCTGTGA